One genomic segment of Oncorhynchus kisutch isolate 150728-3 linkage group LG15, Okis_V2, whole genome shotgun sequence includes these proteins:
- the gpr55a gene encoding G-protein coupled receptor 55a: MPLCERDVCYIQWIVYVPTFVVGLPLNLATLWLLLFRIRRWTESTVYLSSLIINDSLLIFSLPFKIYAFGRTWGLSMGFCTFLESLVFVNIYGSIVLIVCISGDRYVSLRFPFNGKRLRSPRKAALVCLAVWVTVFAFTTPVYELHNKNTTSLHNNNETRCFEGFSRETWGKKWIIVAMETVFTISTVTMLFFSVRVMQILSDMRRRNPLDKKVRDNKSVKIVLSNLVAFMLCFIPYHVAAVVYFLAKNGTENPDVIDPLRDFVHISTCLGSVNCLTDGVCYYFILKENLLTASQERRRMSTRGNNVAKPGEINQHPMDNIMVKGPREAGSDNQVTGDR, from the coding sequence ATGCCACTGTGTGAAAGGGACGTGTGCTATATACAATGGATTGTCTACGTCCCCACATTCGTGGTGGGTTTACCCCTCAACCTGGCCACCCTGTGGCTCCTCCTCTTCAGGATCCGTCGATGGACTGAGTCCACAGTCTACCTCAGCAGTCTGATCATCAACGACAGCCTTCTCATCTTTTCTCTGCCCTTCAAGATATACGCCTTCGGCCGCACCTGGGGCCTGAGCATGGGCTTCTGCACCTTCCTGGAGAGCCTGGTGTTCGTCAACATCTATGGGAGCATCGTACTGATCGTGTGCATCTCGGGCGACCGATATGTTTCTCTGCGGTTTCCATTCAACGGCAAGCGTCTACGCTCGCCACGGAAGGCTGCCCTGGTATGCCTGGCTGTGTGGGTGACGGTATTCGCTTTCACCACACCCGTCTATGAGCTCCACAACAAAAACACCACTAGCCTGCACAACAACAACGAAACCAGGTGTTTCGAGGGATTCTCCAGGGAAACCTGGGGGAAGAAATGGATCATTGTCGCCATGGAGACGGTATTCACAATCAGCACTGTCACTATGTTGTTCTTCTCAGTGCGCGTGATGCAGATCCTGAGTGACATGCGGCGTCGGAACCCGCTGGACAAGAAGGTGAGGGACAACAAGTCTGTGAAGATCGTCCTGAGCAACCTGGTGGCCTTTATGCTGTGCTTCATCCCGTACCACGTGGCCGCAGTCGTCTACTTCCTGGCCAAGAACGGCACAGAGAACCCAGACGTCATCGACCCCCTCAGAGACTTCGTTCACATCAGCACCTGTCTGGGCAGTGTCAACTGTCTGACGGACGGGGTCTGCTACTACTTCATCCTGAAGGAGAACCTGCTGACTGCCagccaggagaggaggaggatgtccACTAGAGGGAACAACGTGGCAAAGCCCGGGGAAATCAACCAGCATCCGATGGACAACATCATGGTCAAGGGACCCAGAGAGGCAGGATCAGACAACCAGGTCACTGGAGATCGATAG